The Rhopalosiphum maidis isolate BTI-1 chromosome 1, ASM367621v3, whole genome shotgun sequence genome has a segment encoding these proteins:
- the LOC113561043 gene encoding autophagy-related protein 13 homolog isoform X1: MVDTRTLTESAEKERQEMEQLTKLMTMKSAQIIVQSRMGERLHTYCTNQNSSMNVAIKEIPDVITETKLALSNGLGDSVPLCVEIFLKTVDGDTMTLETWSIGLLAESAFDPFCSRHLVYTLYNRLGILLKSLVSVSRVIPAYRYSRQQSHDSFQIHHRIYAGEPQVHTLGKEYKELQIGQVSMPIGTIQVTVCYRTSMTLTSQQDPIMLKSDHFRKEYSPRHNQIIKTPIDQSRTYIMDDWTVGAFSDSLEEKVKNLTLYRIPEFPKDTFIKPRKRAEYWPPHMVPSNQLQKVQESTNENNNSITSSIQNNKSSAVSNAVVISTGVSNNVNSAETKNKLNHSMNTSSNEAISDFILVELGQSVKPQSPEDFCRRRSCDNNPLQFKPAAFSDSNPNIELALFYQKFLGAPSLKVRPDHLNVYNHLSEIVEQIKCFDERMEEFDRVVLDLCHKDDDSE, encoded by the exons atggtGGATACAAGAACATTAACTGAGTCAGCCGAGAAGGAAAGACAAGAAATGGAACAGCTAACTAAACTTATGACTATGAAATCAGctcaaataattgtacaatcaAGAATGGGTGAAAGATTGCATACTTATTGTACAAATCAGAATAGTTCG ATGAATGTTGCAATAAAAGAAATCCCAGACGTAATAACCGAAACAAAACTAGCCTTAAGCAATGGACTTGGAGATTCTGTTCCTTTatgtgttgaaatatttttgaaaactgttGATGGAGATACGATGACATTAGAAACATGGAGTATTGGTTTATTAGCTGAAAGTGCCTTTGATCCCTTTTGTTCTCGACACTTagtttatacactatataacaGATtaggaattttattaaaatcattagtgTCAGTTTCTCGAGTAATACCAGCGTACCGATATTCAAGGCAACAATCACATGATTCTTTTCAAATTCATCATCGAATTTATGCTGGAGAACCTCAAGTTCATACTCTTG GAAAAGAATATAAAGAATTACAAATTGGCCAAGTGTCAATGCCTATCGGGACCATTCAAGTGACAGTTTGTTATCGTACCTCTATGACACTAACGTCTCAACAAGATCCAATTATGTTGAAAAGTGATCATTTTCGAAAAGAGTATAGCCCACGACACAATCAGATAATCAAAACTCCaat TGATCAGTCTAGAACATACATCATGGACGATTGGACTGTGGGTGCATTTTCAGACAGTCTCGAAGAAAAAGTTAAGAATCTTACCCTATACCGTATTCCTGAGTTTCCAAAAGATACATTCATAAAACCTAGGAAACGAGCCGAATATTGGCCACCACACATGGTGCCTAGTAATCAATTACAAAAAGTCCAGGAATCgactaatgaaaataataattcaataacatcTTCTATCCAAAATAACAAGAGTTCTGCAGTAAGCAATGCTGTGGTGATAAGCACTGGAGTTTCCAATAATGTCAATTCAGCTGAAACCAAAAACAAACTCAATCACTCAATGAATACATCCAGCAATGAGGCCATCagtgattttattttggtagaattg ggtCAGTCTGTGAAACCTCAATCACCTGAAGATTTTTGTCGGAGACGTAGTTGTGACAACAATCCGTTACAATTTAAGCCTGCTGCATTTTCTGATTCAAATCCAAATATTGAATTGGCACTCTTCTATCAAAAATTTCTTGGTGCTCCATCATTAAAAGTTCGTCCTGATCATTTGAATGTCTACAACCACCTGTCCGAAATTGttgaacaaattaaatgttttgatgaACGTATGGAAGAATTTGACAGGGTAGTATTAGATTTATGCCACAAAGATGATGacagtgaataa
- the LOC113561043 gene encoding autophagy-related protein 13 homolog isoform X2: protein MVDTRTLTESAEKERQEMEQLTKLMTMKSAQIIVQSRMGERLHTYCTNQNSSMNVAIKEIPDVITETKLALSNGLGDSVPLCVEIFLKTVDGDTMTLETWSIGLLAESAFDPFCSRHLVYTLYNRLGILLKSLVSVSRVIPAYRYSRQQSHDSFQIHHRIYAGEPQVHTLGKEYKELQIGQVSMPIGTIQVTVCYRTSMTLTSQQDPIMLKSDHFRKEYSPRHNQIIKTPIDQSRTYIMDDWTVGAFSDSLEEKVKNLTLYRIPEFPKDTFIKPRKRAEYWPPHMVPSNQLQKVQESTNENNNSITSSIQNNKSSAVSNAVVISTGVSNNVNSAETKNKLNHSMNTSSNEAISDFILGQSVKPQSPEDFCRRRSCDNNPLQFKPAAFSDSNPNIELALFYQKFLGAPSLKVRPDHLNVYNHLSEIVEQIKCFDERMEEFDRVVLDLCHKDDDSE from the exons atggtGGATACAAGAACATTAACTGAGTCAGCCGAGAAGGAAAGACAAGAAATGGAACAGCTAACTAAACTTATGACTATGAAATCAGctcaaataattgtacaatcaAGAATGGGTGAAAGATTGCATACTTATTGTACAAATCAGAATAGTTCG ATGAATGTTGCAATAAAAGAAATCCCAGACGTAATAACCGAAACAAAACTAGCCTTAAGCAATGGACTTGGAGATTCTGTTCCTTTatgtgttgaaatatttttgaaaactgttGATGGAGATACGATGACATTAGAAACATGGAGTATTGGTTTATTAGCTGAAAGTGCCTTTGATCCCTTTTGTTCTCGACACTTagtttatacactatataacaGATtaggaattttattaaaatcattagtgTCAGTTTCTCGAGTAATACCAGCGTACCGATATTCAAGGCAACAATCACATGATTCTTTTCAAATTCATCATCGAATTTATGCTGGAGAACCTCAAGTTCATACTCTTG GAAAAGAATATAAAGAATTACAAATTGGCCAAGTGTCAATGCCTATCGGGACCATTCAAGTGACAGTTTGTTATCGTACCTCTATGACACTAACGTCTCAACAAGATCCAATTATGTTGAAAAGTGATCATTTTCGAAAAGAGTATAGCCCACGACACAATCAGATAATCAAAACTCCaat TGATCAGTCTAGAACATACATCATGGACGATTGGACTGTGGGTGCATTTTCAGACAGTCTCGAAGAAAAAGTTAAGAATCTTACCCTATACCGTATTCCTGAGTTTCCAAAAGATACATTCATAAAACCTAGGAAACGAGCCGAATATTGGCCACCACACATGGTGCCTAGTAATCAATTACAAAAAGTCCAGGAATCgactaatgaaaataataattcaataacatcTTCTATCCAAAATAACAAGAGTTCTGCAGTAAGCAATGCTGTGGTGATAAGCACTGGAGTTTCCAATAATGTCAATTCAGCTGAAACCAAAAACAAACTCAATCACTCAATGAATACATCCAGCAATGAGGCCATCagtgattttattttg ggtCAGTCTGTGAAACCTCAATCACCTGAAGATTTTTGTCGGAGACGTAGTTGTGACAACAATCCGTTACAATTTAAGCCTGCTGCATTTTCTGATTCAAATCCAAATATTGAATTGGCACTCTTCTATCAAAAATTTCTTGGTGCTCCATCATTAAAAGTTCGTCCTGATCATTTGAATGTCTACAACCACCTGTCCGAAATTGttgaacaaattaaatgttttgatgaACGTATGGAAGAATTTGACAGGGTAGTATTAGATTTATGCCACAAAGATGATGacagtgaataa